The following proteins are co-located in the Gossypium hirsutum isolate 1008001.06 chromosome A02, Gossypium_hirsutum_v2.1, whole genome shotgun sequence genome:
- the LOC107951391 gene encoding RING-H2 finger protein ATL11 has product MNRKDHSLLFLPLFRLNHGNGNDKSLLFFLCFALSFSLSTAQSQTPAGQPPPPSYSNSLGPAGNQFNPSMAIVMVVLVTAFFVMGFFSVYVRQCTERRTRGGNWDAAMNFGRRSRRSIRGLDSSVIESFPTFLYSTVKGLKIGKDTLECAVCLNEFEDDETLRMIPMCNHVFHPDCIDAWLSSHSTCPVCRANLAPKPGDSTTCATAQVHDSDSETENNNTSDETGHLDVVNRARDIESPEVNLINSNTANNQNRQQRSLSTGWMLTRLFPRSHSTGHSLVQPGENCERFTLRLPEDVRTQLMNSSLSRTKSCVAFPRARSSKRGYRSRSLGRNYYNYERFDRPDRWGFTMTPPFFSRIGSVKSPKPAVCGGDEGSATPPKGLYKSIKSPFDRLFIGGEENVGEQSSDRLQSESQV; this is encoded by the coding sequence ATGAATCGAAAAGATCATAGCCTTTTATTTCTTCCACTTTTCAGGCTCAACCATGGCAATGGCAACGACAAATCacttcttttctttctctgtttcgccCTCTCCTTCTCCTTGTCAACAGCGCAAAGCCAAACGCCTGCAGGTCAGCCGCCACCACCGTCCTACTCCAACTCCTTGGGACCAGCTGGAAACCAATTCAATCCATCGATGGCGATCGTCATGGTAGTTTTGGTGACGGCGTTCTTCGTCATGGGATTTTTTTCGGTTTACGTCAGGCAGTGCACCGAAAGGAGGACGCGAGGCGGGAACTGGGACGCCGCCATGAATTTTGGGCGGCGGTCAAGGAGGTCGATTCGTGGTCTGGATTCGTCGGTGATCGAGTCATTCCCGACTTTTCTTTACTCGACTGTCAAAGGACTGAAGATCGGAAAAGACACGCTTGAGTGCGCCGTTTGCTTAAACGAGTTTGAAGACGACGAAACGCTGCGTATGATTCCTATGTGTAACCACGTGTTTCATCCCGATTGCATCGATGCTTGGCTCTCTTCTCATTCCACGTGCCCCGTTTGCCGTGCCAATTTGGCTCCAAAGCCCGGCGACTCGACCACCTGCGCCACCGCCCAAGTACACGATTCAGACTCCGAGACCGAAAACAATAACACAAGCGATGAAACCGGTCATCTTGATGTGGTTAATAGGGCAAGGGACATAGAATCGCCGGAGGTGAATTTGATAAACTCAAACACGGCAAATAATCAGAACAGGCAGCAAAGGTCACTGTCGACGGGGTGGATGTTGACCCGGTTGTTTCCCCGGTCTCACTCGACGGGTCACTCGTTGGTGCAGCCGGGCGAGAATTGTGAGCGGTTTACGCTAAGGTTGCCAGAGGATGTACGGACACAATTGATGAACTCGAGTTTGAGCCGTACTAAAAGTTGCGTGGCGTTCCCCAGAGCGAGGAGTTCGAAGAGGGGTTATAGGAGTAGGAGTTTAGGGAGGAATTATTATAACTACGAGAGGTTCGACAGGCCAGATCGGTGGGGGTTCACTATGACTCCGCCGTTTTTTTCTAGGATCGGATCGGTTAAATCACCGAAACCGGCGGTTTGTGGTGGCGATGAGGGGTCGGCTACTCCGCCGAAGGGTTTATATAAATCCATTAAATCGCCGTTTGATCGTTTGTTCATCGGAGGGGAGGAGAACGTAGGTGAACAATCTTCAGACAGGCTACAGTCTGAAAGTCAAGTATAA